In Miscanthus floridulus cultivar M001 chromosome 19, ASM1932011v1, whole genome shotgun sequence, the DNA window CTATGAGtaaggagttgagacaggttgcaaatggcttcaACAATAAGGTGAAAGCTTATtcaggttatgatgtgaatggatatcgctttcacacagcaagctatgagcgagctcggccccatcaaaaaaccacaaacagtGGAGTTTGTACTCCCGacactgatggcctcgagtatcatggcataatcgaagaaatctatgaactttcATTTTATGGTTCGAAACCTCTTCATctcgtcatgttcaaatgccactggttcaatcctcgactaacgaaacggagccctaatattggtcaagtctagattcgacaagattccgtctatcaaggaaaagatgtctttattgtggCTCACCAGGCCATGTTGGTTTATTATTTTCCATACGCGTGCCAAGGAAACAAgactcttaagggttgggctattgtgcaccaggtatcaccacatggtagactagctgtcccaaacgatgaagattacaacttcaacccaaacacatatgaaggagagttctatcaagaagatgggctactagGGAGGTTGGTGACAGACTTAACCGaggcgatcggaatggaagtagacaatgaaagggaagatgacgaggaagaaggagatgaggtgaaaaatgccaaggacatagaaatgcttgagcgattacatttagacgatGACGATGAAGGCAACATTGAACCTTCGGGCAGTGTTgtttatttggacaattttgatagtgatgatgagacatatgatccagataatcccaataatgatgattacttctaatacatgtaatactatgttattttgtaatcgtgttttgtttatttatttagcatctatttttaacacatgtactaatatgtcttgtttgtttctttttaattgcaggtgattgaacaaagatggggGGCAGTCGTGGGCCAAGGAACATGAACTCGAGGTTCATGAGGGCACGCAATGCAGATCCGGATGCAGAAGAGGGGTCGTTGgacgggaggaggcagagggccaggagcagtggtagcggcagcggcagcaggagGGGCCGGCCTCCTCTAGTCAAGCCGCGTGACATGCCAGAGGAGGAGCGCCGTACCCcggactcctcggatgaggaggAGCTGGTTCAGCAGacggacgacgagggagacgaggCACAACAGGGCGGCAAGGCTGGAGGCACAGCTGGTTCGGACTCCTCTGCTGTGGCCAggatctacttgcgaggtccctcgaaACTCCCTAGGCCTCCACTTCTTCCCCTACGCCCAGTGATCCGCCCCCAGGGGGAcaggtaagtaactttagattttatcatagctacttcatataacctgttgaaaattgtcagagaaactaataatgtttgttaatgacttgtGCAGGCACTGGCTGGTTGCGTCGCCTGGTGACTCATGCAACCCCAACCACATCTTAGGTCTTGGGTGCAGGCAATTTTACCCTGGCATTATCACGCACAAGGGGAACACTGAGCCGGCCAAATCGTGGGACCACTACAAAGATGCCCCCGACGCATGTGGAGATAAGCAGGAGCGGGTGAGgagagagttctgggtaagtctcgctcgcacaactttgatcaatacatcgcattcatttgacttttttgacataatgaattgatacattgtGTCTATCTATAGACTTTTTTTAGATGTGAAGAGGGACAGGAGGACAGGGCGGAGAAGGTGATGGTGAAAAGTGCCAGGAAACGAATCaccgacatgcactacgaggagcgcctcacttgcatcgtcaagtactacgccacgcaccttggtgagaagatcaccaagacacaggcaagacagAGGACGCTGACCCGGGaatagtaccttgaggtaaatgaagaagaatagtactaattcgttttgagattaagtagctttaatttggtcttcttacatctcaaattctttatgacatgtagatgattccatggtggtgcgagtcGTATCGGGACTGCTGGGTGATGATCGTGgataggtggttcacggagggttATATCCAGGACCACGAGGCAGGGCGGGAGCGGCATATGGCAGCGACAGGCCCCACACACCATCAAGGTAGCCACAGCCTCGGCGCGTACAAGCAAGCATGGGTACATGAATTTTTAGTATTCTGACGCTCCATTCTAcatgtttcttctaatcatcttgttgtctttctcgcagttggcatcacatggtggccagtccatctccaatttcatggcatatggtctggcccgcaagggtaaggcgacgtccgCTGTCACCTTCACCCCGGATGACCCGCCCGAGTCCTACAGCAACCTGAGCGTCCACACCCACAACAGTTCGTACGCGTCAGAGGCAAGgtcggtccatgggccagactAGGATCCGAGCACCGATGACATCGATGGGACAATGGTCATGAGGCTcggacaaggcaagaagcatgggcggtactagattggcgatggcaccctcgagcCCAGCGAGATTCCCTCCCTCTCCTTTATCTGAGCACAGACCCCGAGCGGAGGCCcggccatacgccaacggccgtccccttcacagcagtgggtcgacgcactccaggttagtcccgtttaactcttcgtacattgatctttaaataacttagttacctttgcattattgaaacattcgattgaaatattgtaggccgagaacgagaggatggctcaggagctgcgggacctggCGGCGAGGACCGAGCAGGCCAAGCGGGAAAgacaggccgagcgggccgagcgggaaaggCAGGCCAAGCAGCTAGCGGAGATTACGACGTTCCTGCAGAACTTTGGGCAAATGCATGGTGTAGCTGTGCTGCAGTTCGCTCCACCGCTGCCGCTAGTTATAGCtagtcctgtgagtatgaaaccaaattgcttcgactagtgctttcattagatgaccacTCTAACAGATGCAATCTCTTGTACTTTATGCAGCCTccatcggcgggttcgaataacccatctcaggcgcaagcaggcgacgacacttttccttcaccagacactcagtttcctccccacctatagtttgtatctctttttcaccgcttgatggacatgtgatgcactatGATCgactatcgacttgtttcgatggatattggacctattatgcttgtgatgtcgtgtatgtgagatattgtgtgatcgacatgttatatatatgtggtattgcctttgtgatgagatgaatgtgatatatatgtgctatattgtgtttgtgatgtcacagatgttatatatatctcttatatgctgtgtttgtgaatatagaatcaaaaaaaattagcctctttgtcgagtgccctgaccctggcactcgacaaagctgggaATTCTGCATTTGTAGaattcctagctttgccgagtgccagggccagggcactcggcaaagattttttttaaaagtctttgccgagtgccgccctgacagggcacttggcaaagaaattacgaaaaaaataaaaaaatctttgccgagtgccgacctggtagggcactcggcaaagaaattatataaaaaaaatctttgccgagtgcctccccggcagggcgctcggcaaagaatttttgaaaaaaaattaaaaaaaatctttgtcgagcgcctctgacatggcactcggcaaagcatgagCTAATGGAACTGGCGCCGTGacggtcacttttctttgccgagtgcccgataaaaggcactcggcaaagaattctttgccaacggattttttaccggaggctctttgccgagtgctgcactcggcaaaggctttgccaagggcaaagtagcctttgccgagtgcattaggcactcggcaaagcgcctgaatccagtagtgacgtTGTTAGCTCCACCCCACTCCGCTGAACCAAGCTCTACCCGCACCATACCAAGCTCCGCACGTGGCCACACCAACGCAAGGGAGGGTGCATCATGGTGACGGATAGGGCAAGGCGGCATGTAAAGGAGAAAGGAGATATCCATCCATTTGCCCGAACTCGGTTACGGGGGTATATATAGGAAGTGAATATCGTAACAGACATAGATTCGCACACAAAGATCAAATCCACGTGTTTGCGTCAGATATGAAATCCTTAGTGCTCACGCGTCCGCGTCCTATTACTGAGGTTAAATCTAAAAATCATGACCTCGGTGCAATGCACGACACAAAAACTAGATCGTTTACCTCAGTGTAACCGGTTGCACAAACAACCATGCAAAAAACCGTAAATTCTCTCTATTTTACACTTGATTGTTTACCTGGTGACCACCTAAAAAATAGGTAGAGGTTTTGTCCAACTCCCCTTGGTGTGCGCGCGTGGACTGCGCGGGCTGCAAGTTCCGAACCAAATCCCTTGGTACGATCAGACTATATCTCCTATAACTAAAAAcaacaaagtgtggatattttttggtgcgatatttattttggttcgtccgtctgcccacgcctgtGATCCCACGATATCTCCCACATGTTGCGTCCTTTGGTgcgattctccttgattgaatattacctatcatgtgatagaggaatcacggtaaaatagaaagtaaaaaattattgtgctatccatatacacattgcatgtttgcatgcaccagcatacatggcaacgagcaaaaggaaagagaattaacacaaaaggaaagagaattaagacaaaaggaacatttttgcatttctgagaaccttgctaAATCTGCTAACATTTAATTACTTCTCTTtacatttgcaaaagggacagttTTTtcatcctttcatttggtttcacgctcacgtgttccattgCCCTCGCTTGTTGTTTCTTGCTGAAATTGCCCTTGGGTCTTTTTATTTTGAATCATTTCcccatattctaattaaactacaaaattttgaattaggatacgaggtaagacatgcaaacagatatttcaaaactacccgTAGAGTCCAAacaacttaataaataaattcttctggaggcaatgcaaattctctctaatttttcatttggtgtagttagtgttatcatagtacccgcatgtattcataggaaataaatcgtggacaaaacgtggacactttttggtgtGACATTCCAACATGAGTCCATCGTCctgccaatatccttgaggcagatcacataaaggatgagagtgcctctatgagattgctcacaagagactcaaacttatatctgatcatggtaatattgaattgctttgcatcaaaagcatcggcaatgataaacggggacatatgttttagtatgcatagtggaggagAACTCAACCTTGGActtctcagcagcttttctgagcctttgcagtAGTAACTTGgccttactcagatagtcaagaggtaCACCATAAAACTATGAaccactaagaaaagtgtcatcattggttgccttgacctgaaaaatatgtcgaaattaagaattacaacacctaattcaacacattggaacagacactcaagtggataccttattctacaatatatgtctgtgtggaatagtcctaaagccacatatatttatacggtgagtataacatactttgttttaaaattttatgagagattttttaagacacgcaatattatccatgtgacaggcattaatatttacatatatactcgaacctgtgtgtacaggattatatagagatgcagcggaacttattcatggatttattagcgcatgaaagaaatggatatcggagaattctttctgccgatataaaatattatcttagacatatcacgaaaaagtctatacagtagagtttgtgagcttgcGACGCcgtgctctccgtgactgtgttaatttcatgaactttgctttttgaattaaatatcactttaacgtcagtatttaatttaacagtattgttatcttatcgtgcgatccgtgtgtttttagtataaaaaatTTAGTTGTCTCGTAGCAACGTACGGGCACGCTATCTAGTAAACGGAAAAAAAAGATCTCCGGTAGAAGAAAAACTGGATTGAACAAAATCCCACTCGATCTCCTGGAGGGTAGCAGCTAGGCTCAAATACGATCTCCACGAGGCTAGCAGCTGGGCTCAGTATATATATCTCTCTATATAACACTACAACGATAAAATAACTAATTAAAATTCACAAATTAGGAAGCCTTGGCCAATAAAAAAATGATCGTATCAATTTTTCCAGTATAAAAATGGTCATCAATAGAAAAAACGAGCTATAAAGCTGCAAATTTTATCGACCTTTACAATTTCATATAAATTATACTTTTAAGCTCACGTAAATAAGTTATgttttttcaaatatatactacatggagaagaaatatctttCATTTTTTTTTACGAATCATAATACAGATGCTCATACATGTTTGTACACTCATCTCCTATGAAGACACGCACACACATTCTACCAAATTTATAGTATATTTCAGTGATTTTAGACATGGTAATAAATTTTATAAAAGTTCAATGAAAGTCTTCTATACTCTATACACCTAAAAAGTCTGTAACGTCGTCATCTTGATCCCTGCTTACGTGAAAGTCTTCTATACACCTAAAAAACGACAATTATGCAACCACAAATAAAATGTACACAAACATCATGATTATAATATTTTCTGCTTCTAACCCTAGCAATGCAAACGATCAACCTGCCATTATCTATCCATTTTTTTCACTTTTCATGCATATATCAACCCTTATTTTACCAAGTCGTTGTTTGTGTATCCATCCATGACTTGTAAATATTGCTCACCATTTTACTTTTGGCACCGCTCGATCGAGAGATTTCACCTAGTGTTGCCGTGGCGGTTTGGTGTGGGCTTGCAACTAGACAAATGGCGTGCATCAcgttgccttgccttgccttgccaACGATGGAGCACCACACCGATGCAAGCAAAGCCGCGGCGGCCATTATCACGTATAGCCGCGCGCTTTGGCTTGCGATCTTATGGATATCGTCACTATCCCTTGGCTCGCGGACGCGGCCGAGTCCGTTGCAGTTGCAGCTAGCCCAATGCAACGCGCGCGCGGCGCGCTGGACGCACTCTTGCGGCAGGCTGAACCGGGGGCGGGCGGCGAACACAGCCCGCCGAACGCCCCGCTATCGATATGGCAAGCTATCGATATGGCATATTTGGCATGGAGCTAATGCACAGGTCGGCCAGTCGAAACACGAGGAGGGAGCGGCGTGCCGCCGGCTGTGGCTTGAGCCCTTATAGGAGTCTTAAAAAAACGCAGTCGAACCCTGGCAGCACATTCACATCGCCGGCAGCCGCTGCACATCCATCCATCCGGCAGGGGGCGATCGAATTCAGATCTCGCGAGGATGGAAGGCGGCGGAAGCATCATCGAGCTCGCGAGGAAGGCGGCGGCCTTGGCGAGGACCGAGCGAGCGGCGCGGCTGGCGGCCATGCGTCCGGTGCGGAACTACCGCGGCGTCCAGCAGCGCAAAAACAGGTATTACTCCGTGATCCGGAACATCCACACCCGGCGCCTGGTGTGGCTCGGGTCGTACAAGACCCCCGAGGAGGCCGCGTACGCGTGGGACGCCGCCGCGAGGGTGACTCGCGGGCACTGGGCCAAGCCTAACTTCCCCGAGCCGGCCTGGGCGcgtgcggcgccggcgccggaggaGGTGTCCACGGAGCTCGTGCTCGCGCTGTCGACGCCCGCTGCGCCGGTGCGCCGCCGCGAGCCTTCTGCGGCGGTGGCGGCTCAGGTGTCCTTCGACAACTGGCTGCTGTCTGCGTCGGCGGCCGCGGAAGAGCCACAGCGTCAGCAGAGAGCACCGGCGGTGGTGCCCCCTCACCAGCAACAAGGCACGGCGCCGGCACTGCCAGCGTTCACACAGTTTTTCCACCTTTCAGGTCCCGCCACTGCTGCAGCCGCCGCCAATGGCGGCGCCGCTGTCGTCAATCCTTCCAACCCGGGCGCTTGTGTTTTGACACCGCAGAACGTGCAGATGCCGCCCACCAATCCGGCGAGCACCGTACTAAGCAGCACCGAGCCCATCGTCCTGGCCTCGCAGTTCCTTCCCGCTGCCGCCCCTACCCACCACCGAGAGCTGCCGGTGTCGCAGGCCGGCGTGTCTGATCTGGCCGTCGTCGGGGATAACTTCACCCACGACGGTGCGTCCACGTCTGCTGCACCTCCTCCAGTGCCTCGGCTCACTCCCAAGGATCTGCTGCTCCAAATCGGCATGCCTGGTCGCGGCGGCCCGGGTGGGGCGCAGTAAGGAGGCTGAAGCTGCGTCAGGTGCCGAGGGGCTGCCGGCGATCGACTGCGATTATCTCATGCGGTTCCTTCGAGTACTGGACATGTGATCTTACCGTCTACTATCCGTGATGATTATGTATGTTTTTCTATTCCAGAATTCGAAAACAATGTGTATGTATTATCGATTTAACTGGACTTGTGATGCCTCCTGAGTCCTGACCGTGTGCTTGGGTCAGTATGTATTGTTCTGTAGTAGTTTGTAACTTGTTTTCAGTTTCCCTGTGTTGTGAGCAAAGAACAAAAAAATGTTGGCTGAAGTAAGGTTCTATTTGATACGGCTTCGTCCGGTTCTAGCTCCTTTCTACAGTGTGTGGAGGAGTCAGAGCTCCACTGAACAGGGCCTAAGTAGTCTTCAATCCAGATCTCAAGTTTCGTCACCATGCATGTGTTTTGTATACAGTTAATCATATTGCTATTTATTAGTGATCTCATTATGTTCATGCTGGTTACTTATTTTTGGGAATTTGGGAGATCTTTCCTTCAACAAGAGACAAGATCGAAAACATTTTCATAGTCGTTTTGGAACTACAACTGCAACGATAAGATCGATTCTAATAATCAATGACTATTCTTGTATTGCAAAATCCAACGAATTGAAATTAATGTGTGCATCACAGTAAGTTTGATACAAAGACTAATTACTAATCAAGGTATATAATTGGCTTTCAAAACAAAGAGGACATAACTGTGTACCCCCTCTATTTAGGAAAACCTAAAAAGGTATAATGGTCGATTTGGTATCTAAACCCCGACTACGGTATATCCATACTGTCTAATTGTGACGTTATGTTATTCTATAATACCAACCTTTCCATTTTGCTCCTTACTGTGTCAAATTATATAACCAACTGACCTAATTAGGTCCTATAGTCCGCTTTAATTTGATATCAAATAAGCTTACTTATACAAGGAGTGAAACTTATCACATCCTTAGTTAGATTAGGCCTTGTCTAGCATTAACAAGCCAGCCATCACCTTCATGTCCCCTTCTTTCTCCCATTCTACGACTACTTCAGGTCTACTCTGGGGCTTTGGAGTTGAGGCCATGCTTGGAGAGGGAGGCAACAATAACAATCAACTTGGTTTTGTGAAGGAGTTAACATGCCACAATGGAAGTATTATGGTTGGCCGGTGGTGGTCGGACTTGAGGAAGAAGGTGATTTTCAAAGTGATCTAATACTCCTTGGTCTTGGTAGCCCTCCCAAAATGGAATGTTAGATATACACCGGTGTATGTTTTCATACTAATTTGTGTTTGTGACTTGTGATATTGGTTGATCTATATGTTGAATTTTATTTTGTGTGTACCATGGTCCCATTTCATATTTCAAAGTGGTTCTCACTTCTCACCATGAAAATAATTATCAGCAGTCCATGACAATGAAGGTCAAAGGCGATAGTTGATGGCAAATACCAACGAT includes these proteins:
- the LOC136529583 gene encoding ethylene-responsive transcription factor ABR1-like, coding for MEGGGSIIELARKAAALARTERAARLAAMRPVRNYRGVQQRKNRYYSVIRNIHTRRLVWLGSYKTPEEAAYAWDAAARVTRGHWAKPNFPEPAWARAAPAPEEVSTELVLALSTPAAPVRRREPSAAVAAQVSFDNWLLSASAAAEEPQRQQRAPAVVPPHQQQGTAPALPAFTQFFHLSGPATAAAAANGGAAVVNPSNPGACVLTPQNVQMPPTNPASTVLSSTEPIVLASQFLPAAAPTHHRELPVSQAGVSDLAVVGDNFTHDGASTSAAPPPVPRLTPKDLLLQIGMPGRGGPGGAQ